The Vicia villosa cultivar HV-30 ecotype Madison, WI linkage group LG1, Vvil1.0, whole genome shotgun sequence genome includes a region encoding these proteins:
- the LOC131637977 gene encoding peroxisomal acyl-coenzyme A oxidase 1-like has protein sequence MEGVDHLAFERNKAQFDVDAMKIVWAGSSHALEVSDRMSRLVASDPAFRKDNRAMLGRKELFKNTLRKAAYALKRIIELRLTEEEASMLRSFVDEPAFTDLHWGMFVPAIKGQGTEEQQKKWLPLAQKMQIIGCYAQTELGHGSNVQGLETTATFDPKTDEFVIHSPTLTSSKWWPGGLGKVSTHAVVYGRLITDGQDHGVHGFIVQLRSLDDHLPLPGITVGDIGMKFGNGAYNTMDNGVLRFDHVRIPRDQMLMRVSRVTREGKYVQSNVPRQLVYGTMVYVRQTIVSDASTAMSRAVCIATRYSAVRRQFGATDGSLESQVIDYKTQQARLFPLLASAYAFRFVGEWLKWLYTDVMTRLQANDFSTLPEAHACTAGLKSLTTSATSDGIEECRKLCGGHGYLCSSGLPELFAVYVPTCTYEGDNIVLLLQVARHLMKTISRLGSAKKPVGTVAYMGRVEQLMESRSDVQKAEDWLNPNAVLGAFEARAARKAVACAKNLSKFSNPEEGFQELSNDLVEAARAHCQLIVVSKFIDKLKQDIPGKGVKQQLEILCSIYALFHLHKHLGDFLSTGCITPKQGSLANDQLRSLYSQVRPNAIALVDAFNYTDHYLSSILGRYDGNVYPKLYEEAWKDPLNDSVIPDGFQEYIRPMLKQQLRNARL, from the exons ATGGAAGGTGTGGATCACTTAGCTTTCGAAAGGAACAAAGCGCAATTCGATGTCGACGCCATGAAGATCGTCTGGGCCGGTTCTTCTCACGCTCTAGAAGTTTCCGATCGAATGTCTCGTCTCGTCGCCAGCGATCCG GCATTTAGAAAGGATAATAGAGCCATGCTTGGTAGGAAGGAGTTATTTAAGAATACTTTGAGGAAAGCAGCTTATGCATTGAAAAGGATTATTGAGCTTCGTCTTACTGAGGAGGAAGCTTCTATGCTTAGATCCTTTGTGGATGAGCCTGCTTTTACTGATCTTCATTGG GGAATGTTTGTTCCTGCTATCAAAGGACAAGGAACTGAAGAACAGCAGAAGAAGTGGCTGCCTTTGGCACAAAAGATGCAAATAATTGGTTGCTATGCCCAAACTGAACTTGGCCATGGATCGAATGTTCAAGGGCTAGAAACAACGGCAACATTTGATCCCAAAACAGATGAATTTGTTATTCATAGCCCTACATTGACTTCTAGCAAA TGGTGGCCTGGTGGATTGGGTAAAGTGTCAACACATGCTGTTGTTTATGGCCGCCTAATTACTGATGGTCAGGATCATGGAGTGCATG GGTTCATTGTCCAACTGCGGAGCCTGGATGATCACTTACCTCTTCCCGGCATAACTGTTGGCGATATTGGAATGAAATTTGGAAATGGAGCTTATAATACTATGGACAACGGAGTTCTGAGGTTTGATCATGTACGGATTCCAAGGGATCAAATGTTAATGAG GGTTTCACGGGTTACAAGGGAAGGAAAATATGTACAATCCAATGTTCCGAGACAATTAGTTTACGGTACTATGGTATATGTGAGACAAACAATCGTCTCTGATGCGTCAACTGCTATGTCTAGAGCTGTTTGCATTGCTACAAGATATAGCGCTGTTCGAAGACAGTTTGGGGCAACTGATGGAAGTCTTGAATCACAG GTGATAGATTATAAAACACAACAAGCTAGGCTCTTCCCTTTGCTAGCCTCTGCTTATGCTTTCAGATTTGTTGGTGAGTGGTTGAAATGGCTTTACACGGATGTGATGACAAGATTGCAAGCAAATGATTTTTCAACATTACCCGAGGCTCATGCATGCACTGCAGGATTGAAGTCCTTGACCACCTCAGCAACTTCT GACGGAATTGAAGAGTGCCGCAAACTATGTGGTGGCCATGGTTACCTTTGCAGCAGTGGTCTCCCCGAGTTATTTGCAGTCTATGTTCCTACCTGCACATATGAAGGAGACAACATTGTGCTGCTTTTACAG GTTGCAAGGCATCTCATGAAGACTATTTCTCGGTTGGGATCTGCAAAAAAGCCTGTTGGTACAGTTGCTTATATGGGACGAGTGGAACAACTTATGGAATCTCGGTCTGATGTTCAGAAAG CGGAGGATTGGTTGAATCCTAATGCAGTCCTGGGAGCATTTGAAGCTAGGGCTGCTAGAAAGGCGGTCGCCTGTGCTAAAAACCTTAGCAAGTTTAGCAATCCTGAAGAGG GTTTCCAAGAACTCTCAAATGATCTAGTTGAGGCAGCTCGCGCTCATTGCCAATTGATTGTTGTTTCCAA ATTTATTGATAAGTTGAAGCAAGATATACCTGGAAAGGGAGTGAAACAGCAATTAGAAATTCTTTGTAGCATTTATGCTTTGTTTCATCTTCATAAGCATTTGGGCGATTTTCTTTCAACTGGCTGCATCACTCCCAAACAGGGTTCACTTGCTAACGACCAGCTAAGGTCCTTGTATTCACAG GTTCGTCCTAATGCAATTGCGCTTGTTGACGCGTTTAACTACACTGATCACTACCTCAGTTCAATTCTTGGCCGCTATGATGGAAATGTGTATCCAAAGCTATACGAGGAGGCATGGAAAGATCCATTGAATGATTCAGTTATACCGGATGGCTTTCAAGAGTATATCCGACCGATGTTGAAGCAGCAACTTCGTAATGCTAGGctctaa
- the LOC131637987 gene encoding transcription factor KUA1-like, producing MTRRCSHCSHNGHNSRTCPNRGVKLFGVRLTDGIRKSVSMGNLSHYTGSGSGSLHTGLNNLDSPGETPDHAAVADGYASEDFVPGSSSTSRERKKGTPWTEEEHRMFLLGLQKLGKGDWRGIARNYVISRTPTQVASHAQKYFIRQSNVSRRKRRSSLFDIVQDDAADTSMVPQDFMSANPLQTETEGNNPLPAPPPLDEECESMDSTNSNDGESASIPLLKPDSNPLPSSYPVVYPAYYSPFFPFPLPYWSGYSPEPAPKNETHEVVKPTAVHSKAPINVDELVGMSKLSLGETIGDAGPSTLSRKLLEEGPSRQSAFHATPACGTVL from the exons ATGACACGCCGCTGTTCCCATTGCAGCCACAATGGGCACAACTCAAGAACGTGTCCCAACCGTGGTGTTAAGCTTTTCGGAGTTCGATTAACCGATGGGATCCGAAAGAGTGTTAGTATGGGTAATCTTAGTCATTATACTGGTTCCGGGTCTGGATCCCTTCATACCGGGTTAAATAACCTCGATTCACCCGGTGAAACGCCTGATCACGCCGCCGTTGCTGACGGTTACGCCTCTGAGGATTTTGTTCCTGGCTCTTCTTCTACTTCCCGTGAAAGGAAAAAGG GCACTCCCTGGACTGAGGAGGAACATAGAATGTTTTTACTTGGATTGCAGAAGCTTGGCAAAGGTGACTGGCGTGGAATTGCTAGGAACTATGTTATATCAAGGACACCTACTCAGGTGGCCAGTCATGCTCAGAAATATTTCATCAGGCAAAGCAATGTGTCTAGGAGGAAAAGACGGTCCAGCTTATTCGATATTGTTCAAGATGAT GCAGCTGACACTTCAATGGTACCACAAGACTTCATGTCAGCTAATCCGCTACAGACTGAAACAGAAGGCAATAACCCTTTGCCTGCTCCTCCCCCACTCGATGAAGAATGCGAATCCATGGATTCCACAAACTCAAATGACGGAGAATCTGCCTCTATCCCATTATTAAAGCCTGATAGCAATCCACTGCCATCGTCATATCCGGTAGTATATCCAGCATATTATTCTCCATTCTTCCCATTTCCTCTTCCCTATTGGTCTGGATACAGTCCTGAGCCCGCTCCTAAGAACGAGACACATGAAGTGGTGAAGCCAACCGCAGTACATTCCAAGGCCCCAATCAATGTTGACGAACTCGTTGGCATGTCAAAACTAAGTTTAGGAGAGACTATTGGCGATGCCGGTCCCTCGACTCTGTCTCGCAAACTACTCGAAGAAGGACCTTCTAGGCAGTCGGCTTTTCATGCAACACCAGCTTGTGGGACTGTTCTGTGA